CCAGCAACAGCACGGCGCTCACCGGAACAGATACCGCCTGCGCCGCCGCCATCAAACGCTGCTCGAGCGGCTCAGGAAAAACGGTTTCACCTCCGGAATGAATCGCCCCATCCATTCGGCCCATGATCTGAAGGCCTGGGGTAAAAGCGGCCCGATCCCCGGAGCGCCACCAGCCGTCCGCATCCTTGAGCTGTTCAAACCGATCCGGCTGATCCGCACTCCAACGGCCCAGGGCCAACCGATCGGTGCGCACCTCCAGGGCCCCATCAGCCGCCAGTCGCAGCTCCACATCCACCAGCGGATCCCCACAACCCGGCTCACCTGCCAGGAACCGATCCGGCGGCATGGCCGCCACCATCGCCGCCGTCTCCGTCGACCCATAACAGGGCGCCAGCGGCAGCCGCAAGGCACGAGCCTGCTCCTCCACTGGAGACGGAAGGGCAGCGCCACCGATCCAGATCAGCTCCAACTGCTGCAGGAACGCCACCCCGTCGGGATCGGCCAGCAGACGCGCCAGCTGCGTGGGCACCAACGACAGCAGCACAGGCTTGATTCCCCACGCGGGCATGCTCCGGCAAAACGCGAGCAATTCGGTGGGGGTTTTCATCAACCCCGGCGCCAGTTGCTGATGCCCCGCGCCCCAGCAGCGGGCGCGCCACCAAGGCATCAGACCACTCACATGGGCCAGCGGCAGTGGGTTGAGCAACAGGGTGGCGGCGGGGTCAAGACCGATCCCCGTCAACCAATGGGCGGTGGCTGCTGCCGAACGGTCCAGATGAAGCGACGGCTGGGCGCAGTAACTGCTGCCGCCACTGCTGCCACCACTCCGCACGACAACCCCTGGGCCCGGCGGCAATTGAGCGATGGGGGCCGCTTCCGCCTCGGGCGACAGGGACACCCACTGCCCCGTTGCCAGCCCCTGCCCCAGCCGCTCGAACTCACTCATGCCGCCGCCGCCCAGACCTGCTCTGGATCCGTGGAGAACAAAACCCCCGATGGCGTCCAGCCGGGGGCCAAGCCCGGTGCCGCCGGCGTGGGCCCCTGGGCCTGAAGCCCGGCCAGATGCTCCAGCCAACGCCGACCAATGCCTGTTTCAAACGCTGTGCTCAGCATCCGTTGGGGCACCCCAACCTGCAGCTCCTGCAACAGCAGGCGGGGATCGCCCTCCAGCGCAGGCCGCCTGACCTGCCAGCCGCTCCAGCTGCGGCGAAGCTCCGGGCGCTGGTCGAGGGATTCATCGAGGGCCACCGGACCCAGCGCCGCCAACTGCTCCAAACCAGCTTGATCGTCCACCGCCAATGGCTGCTCCAACCAAGCCAGACGCGGGTCAGCACGCAACCGGTGCATCCAGGCCTGCGCCGTGCTGCGGTCCCAGCCGCCGTTGGCATCCAGACGCAACCGGGCCGTGGGAGGCAGCCGTTGGAGCAGCTGCTCGAGCAGCTGGCGCTCCAGGGGATCCGCCTCCGTTGCCACCTTCCACTTGAACGTGCGCCCCTCAAGGCCACCTGCCGATGCCGCCGCAGCCTCCAGGGCCGTGAGCATGGCCTCACCAGCCGGCAACAACAGTGCCGGCACAGGCGCCTTCAGCCATCCCTGGGTACCAGCAGCCCCCACCACACCCTGCAGCTCCGCCAGCGCCGCACCAAGACCAAAGCCAAGTGCCCCTGGCACATCCCGCAGCAGGGTCTCCAACTGAGCCTTGGAGACCACATCCGACAGCGAGGTGAGGGCGTCTTCACAGGAGAACCACTGCTGTTGCTCGAGTGGGGCCACTTCGCCCCAGCCCACCGCCCCTTGATCGTCGTCCAGACGCAGCAACCAGCCACAGCGCTCAGTCAGCACGCCTGCTGCCGTGCGCAGCGGCTGCAGCAGGGCAAAGCGGAAGCGGCGACGCTGCAACCGGAGCGTCATCCGCCGGTCCAGACGCGAGCCAAAGC
The Synechococcus sp. PROS-U-1 DNA segment above includes these coding regions:
- a CDS encoding AMP-binding protein; protein product: MSEFERLGQGLATGQWVSLSPEAEAAPIAQLPPGPGVVVRSGGSSGGSSYCAQPSLHLDRSAAATAHWLTGIGLDPAATLLLNPLPLAHVSGLMPWWRARCWGAGHQQLAPGLMKTPTELLAFCRSMPAWGIKPVLLSLVPTQLARLLADPDGVAFLQQLELIWIGGAALPSPVEEQARALRLPLAPCYGSTETAAMVAAMPPDRFLAGEPGCGDPLVDVELRLAADGALEVRTDRLALGRWSADQPDRFEQLKDADGWWRSGDRAAFTPGLQIMGRMDGAIHSGGETVFPEPLEQRLMAAAQAVSVPVSAVLLLGVDDSEWGQRLVALVGSADAAVLPRLMALTRSWSPAETPRRWVLCPALAPSVLGKWQRQRWRNWLERLDSAKA
- the menC gene encoding o-succinylbenzoate synthase, which translates into the protein MTLRLQRRRFRFALLQPLRTAAGVLTERCGWLLRLDDDQGAVGWGEVAPLEQQQWFSCEDALTSLSDVVSKAQLETLLRDVPGALGFGLGAALAELQGVVGAAGTQGWLKAPVPALLLPAGEAMLTALEAAAASAGGLEGRTFKWKVATEADPLERQLLEQLLQRLPPTARLRLDANGGWDRSTAQAWMHRLRADPRLAWLEQPLAVDDQAGLEQLAALGPVALDESLDQRPELRRSWSGWQVRRPALEGDPRLLLQELQVGVPQRMLSTAFETGIGRRWLEHLAGLQAQGPTPAAPGLAPGWTPSGVLFSTDPEQVWAAAA